A stretch of DNA from Rattus rattus isolate New Zealand chromosome 1, Rrattus_CSIRO_v1, whole genome shotgun sequence:
GGCTTCCTGTTCAGTGCCGTACTCCTGTTGCATCTGTACATTCCTCACAGACTCTCCCCACGTTCACCTCAGGGCTCTTTAATCTCACTTCTCCACCCTTCTCAAAAGCCCTTGCAAGACTCCACTGTTTCCTGTATTCCCTCTCCTACCTCATCTAATTACCCCACACCCCAGGAAAGTCTGGGATGCAGTAAATGATGGGTAAATGCTAACTCTATTTCCACTTGGAAAGATCCACAGTGGCAACTTGCCAAGACATCCGCTTGTGTTTTCCTGACAAAGTGGGGATAAAGTACTGGGCAATAGATCCGCTTTCCCTAGGCCTCAGACTCTCTGCCCATTAAACGAGGGAATGAATGTGCCTTCTTCCTCGGACTATCGTGGGAAGTCTGAAAGGCATCCAGAAAGTTATAGGCAAAAAAGGGACGCCACCCAGAGGATTTCCCTACCCACTCCACCTTGGATGGGCCTCTTATCGTGCCCAAGTTGTTCTTCCTGTTTTAAAGGCGAACAATAGCTACGATCCTCATCGTTGTCTACAAGACACAAACGAGTGAGATGAAAGACCCAAACGCATGTCGCTCCCACAGTGGATTCACCCCTGCTATAACCCAGGGAAGCCCCACACGGAAGAGTAGCTTATCCCCAAAAGTTAGGCTGGAAGCGGCTGGCAGGGAAGGCGGTGGCGtttcaaagacagaagaaagggctGCAGCACATACGGGTCACATCCTGAGCCATGCTGTCACTCCCTCAAGCAAGCCTGCACCATTCTAGCTTAGCAAACTCCCACGTCCTCACCCAGACACCACAGCTCTAGCACTGCGCGACGTTGTCTCGCAGCCTGAATCTCATGCCACCCAGAAGCAGACAGCAACAGCAAGCTGAGGACCTAAAGTGGCCACTGGTCCATTCTGCTTCCTCTCCACATTTGTGTTCTGAGAAGGCAGAGTCCAGAAGTAAACTATGGACCTATGAAGCCTACACAGTGTCTGTCTGGAGAAAGGAATAAAGTCACCCCAGACTCCTAACCGAGTCTAAAATCTGCCAGTTCTCAGAAAACAGACCCAAGGGCAACTTCTGTTCACAGCCAAAGCTGTAGAACCCAAGAGAAGGTGAAGACACCACAGTCTAAGAGGAGTGCTTGGGCccaaagaaagagggaaatgagATGCACTGATATGAACTTTAAGTGTGGCTTCCCTGAGCCAGGAGCACAGGCCTGCCAGGAAAGAATCACTGGGGTCAGCCAGTGTGTCAGGCTCAGGAGTCAAGAAATAACAAAGTCGGAATTTCCACATTTGCTCTGCTGCAAACCCCTGACTCTCTGCTCTATGCCAGATCAAATATATACCATGGCAACCCTGGACTGGTCCAGGccaatacagaggctgatgcaaCGACGTGACCGCAAAAGATGCCATTTCCAGTTGTATTTATCCTTGTGAGACTCCAGGGAAAGGAAGCCTCAAACACACTGATTTCCCCTAGACAGACGGAGAGAAGTGTTGTGGGCCATAAAACACGAATGTCTTTTCAATTGCAGGGTTTATGACGGCAAGAAATGAATAGAATTTCCTGTTTGTGAACAGAGTCAATGGGGCAGGTGACTCCAGAAGTGGGAGGGAAGGCTAAGTGGATCATTAATTAATATCTACTTACAGGGATTTTTTCTGGGGGAATGCCAGGAAATCTCCAAGGCCAACCGCAAACGTGTTTACGTTGTGTCCCCTGATAATGCTTATCGGATCCTGGTGTACGTGTCAGAATATGAATTTGCTCCAAAGGTTCAgattcctctcccttcctttgacTGTCAGTACTTTCTTACGGCCTTTAAACACCTGTAGTGACGTCAGCTTGCACAGACTATTAAAACGCTCACACACCAGGCCCCAGGACGGAGCCCAGCAGGCAGGAGCACATGGCTAAGAGGCTCCCCCTTTACCCCAGCCTTTTTTCTGCCCAGTTTAAAAAAGAAGACTGGATCAAGAAATATGTAAATCAAAGGACACAGACAGTCTGAGCCAGGGGTCACTACTAGTCAACgtgccaaaaaaagaaagaaaaatcatagaaTAGGGCTGTTTCTGGTTTTGGCTCTCGGGACTGAGGAGGCCTGGCTGCAAGATGAGCCCGGGGCCATGACAGGTGAAATGGTGATGAGCTACCCAAGCCGCATTGTTAAAAATGAGTCTGCAGAAGCAAACACCTAGTGACAGCCAGTTGTGGTGAAATTAATTTCTGCCGTGGATTATCGAGGGGTCTTGGCCTGCCTGGATGGTTACATGGATATAGCACCAGGACAGACAGGAGTATGTAAACGGACAGTCGAAGAATAAGAACGGAGATGCGTTCATCCGCAGAAACAATGTGCTATCCATAAGAGCACAGAAGAGGCGGACGTGAAGACACCGGGAGGGAGGCACTGCTCTTCAGAGATGGATATATGAAGTGCTTTTCGGTTCTCTTACGATCTTAGTTAGTCTGTTTCTGTGGTGGTtggagggtgttttgttttttaattgacatTGGAATAAGATAGAGGTATTACATTACAGATTGAATCTTaagcttttcaaaaaaaatacaaaagaaagaaaatcatagaaTAGTGTGTGTTACAACCTGCAAGAATCAAGGGGGGAAAGCACCAGTTACATTTCAGTGCTGCTTGTCCTGACACCCATGGTCCCACTAAGATGTATGCCCATGAGTGTGcatattaactttatttttttatttttgggtttttttttctgacttggtTTCTGGCCATCCCTTTCATTCTCAGTAAATGTTTTCAGAGCCTCAGCTGTGTTCTATGCAGGCCTTGGGGGAAACTTAAGAATCTGTGGTGTCAACAGGCCATTGCTACTCACCTTTTAAGTTGTTAAGATAGTGTTTGCTTCTTGTGCTTGACGATGATGAGACTGATAATGATTTgctgattttatttatgtgtgagtgttttggtagcatgtgtatgtgtatcacatgcatacctggtgcccaagaaggtaaaaaaacatcagatcccctaaaactgtCTCTACAGATGACTGGGGAtgaccatgtagatgctgggaactgaaccttggtcaTCTGCAAGGCCAGCAAGTGCTGAGTAATCTCCCCAGGTTCTAAAAGTTTTAATCTAGGCAAAAATACCTGTCTCCTAGATGTTTGAGCTGTGAAGCCCTAGCTAAAGTCACTGAATCCTAGCTTTGCCCCATTACCTAtgcttctctgcctctgacttcctGAGGCCTGAGATCTTCACCTTTGACAGATCCCTACTCCAGTAAAGAAGTGGGCATTTCCCTGCATGCTGGAGATAGAGTGGTAAGAGCAGACAAGACACTGTGCCTAGCAAAGTCTCCTACAGAGAGAAAAGCACTACCACAAGAAATAGCATTGATTCTGATTCTCAGCCCATGGCGAAAAGTCATGTTAAGGGAAATGTCCAATTCTTGAGGTGTGGCCTGGAGCCAGGGTCCATTCGGATTTGGAGACAAATACAGCAGTCTTTGGGAGCTCCTCAGGACCACAGAGTCATCTAGAAGTGTTTGAAGGAACCACACCTAGAGAACAGGAAGGATGTCTAATTGTCCTGGGGTTGCCAACCACCATCTGGAATGTACGCAGTAGGACAGCTTGGTTCTTGAACCTTTCCCTAGACAAACGACTGTCCCAGCCCTTCTCACCTCACCGTTGTTGTGCCCTATCACAGTAGCTTCCTCTCTCCAGCaggcattatttttaaaacttagtgaaggaaaggaaaagagagtccCAGTCCATGGTTTTCCTCCAGATTCTGGGAGTGGTATGGTCTTCAGTACCTTCCAGTGGGGAGCTAGCTCAACCTTCATATCTAGTGGCCGTCTGAACCACTAAAACCCATGCATCCCaaccatatataaaaataaaatgtgtgtctgAGTAATAAAAGCCCAACAGGTCCACCAGGAACTTGTGCTCGTAGCCCAGGTACCAGGTCACAGCCCTAGAATTCTTAGTCAAAAAGGAACATTCCAAAACTTTTGCTGAGTGTCCCTTCAGTCCAAAATAAGCAAGGTGAGTGATATGGTTTCCCAACAGAGAAGTAAGTGAAGCAAGAGAACTCCAACTAAGACAGGTATACCTTTCTCTACCATGAGGAGATTCATGACCTCACCAATTTTCTCCCCATTTCCCACTTTCTGCCTCATCAAATAACCAATTCCTTTACCAACTCTGTCCATAGCAATTCAGGCACCAGAGAGAAACCAAGCCACTTCTGGGAATACATCTCAAGGCAGCAAATGTATTAATGTGAGACAGTTTTCCCAGCAATTGGCTAGGCTTTTCAAAGATGCTGGGTGAATGAATATCTATAATGTCTTCATTCCCTAGCCTTACCAGCTTCCAGCTGCCCCCATGTGCAATTGGCCCTCCTCCTTCTTATACATGCTGTTAACCTTCTCCAACGTGGCTATTCGTCCTTCATCATCTGAGTAACATGTACAGGACCTGTAAACCTCTGttcaaactgatttccacagctCCCCACAGTTCTGGATCAGCCATCTGATTAATGAATCTTGAGCTCACCCCGCTATCACCACACTGACTCTCATGCCTTCTGCCTCAACACATCAGGAGCTTGTCCATAAGCTATAAGGGCAGAGTTCCAATCTTGACATTTTGAAGTCAGCTGACCGGAGTTAACATGTTGTTCCCCCACATATGGGAATGGAGGATATTCGGCAAGCCCCACTGTTACTATGGGAATATGGATAGAATCTATATAGAGTGTTTCATGAGGCTGAAGGATGTGTGCTGCCAGCACAAATAAGCAACAACTGCACTCTTTGTACTTTTAAATCTATTGACTGAGGAACACTGTGGTTTCCTCTCACAACTGGAAACACAGAGGACATATTAAAGAGCAAACACTCACTAAAAAGAGAGGTGACCAATGGAATATGGGATGTCAGGATAAGATAGAACTGTggggcagtgggaggaggggtcaatgggtaaaggcgcttgccttAGAATCCTCACTGTGAAAGTAAAAAAACAGACCTAACAcaagctgtcctcagacctccatacaCAGACtatgcatattcacacatatgcaaaataaataaaatataattttttaaaaaaatatatagaactATGTTGTGAAAGGCATGAGGAGCCACCAACACATTATGAGCACAATAAAATCTTGGTCATAATAGAATCCTCCCTAGTTAACCCTCTAGAGAGAAGctataaatagaaaaaaggaaaaccaaaggcATGAAGGTCTGCCAGGCAGCTGTAGGAGGACCcagagagcaggaggcagggccTGGACGCATTGACACACAGTGTCCTGTGTTAGAGCCTGCTCCCTTGCTCTCACACAGTTACAGCCCCTCAGTCACAAGCACAAACGGGCTGTGCACATGTAGATTTTAAGTTGCAGGCATAGATGAGAGGTCCATGGTAGGAAGTAGGAAGTAATATGTTAATGGGGGCTGTGTAATTACAAGATCCAAGTCAGAGAACTGTCTTGCAAAAGCACGCAAGTGTGTGAAAACGGTGTGATTGTTAGTAAGCTGGGAGCCTGCCTTGCTCCAGAGCCTTGTGCTCAGGCCTGTGAATGGCAGTTCTTGTGTTTTCCCAGGTCCTTTGAACTGactggggcattttcttattaTCTTCACCTCAACTCTGCAAGTCACTTAGGTTTGGGGGTGTTAATATCTCCAGTTATAAGTGGATACACGAAACTCAGAAAAAAGGGTGTCTTTCACAAGAACTTACCATTGACAAAGGACAGAACCACAATCCAAATGCATGTCTATCTGGTTCCAAGACAGTTGCTTTCCTTCTATCATGGAAAATCTAAGGTGACTCAGGAACTAGGGTTGTGATAGTGGAAGAATTCTTCATGCGTTCTGTGGAAACCAGTATGAATGCAAAGCTGATGGGAATGGGAGGTATTCATTTCTTTATCTGAGTAATTTCTTAAGACTTGGAGCGACAAATAAAACTGTGTTTCCCTTCACAtgtgggtcctcaattctatacAATCATTTATAGggagaaatggatacagacaatATAAATACAGCTACAGAGAGGTGGATTGCACGGGATTAAATGCAGGATTATCTTGGGGAAAAAGAGTAGCTGGCGGGGAAAGGGGGACAGAACAGAATACGGGAGGGTGAATATGGTCAGAATATATGATATAGTGGAGTATGAGTGTCTTCAAAAAGTCCTTCATGATGCACGATCAATATATATCAATAACAAGAACAGTTCCAACCTTCAAAATAGTGAGGGAAAAATAAAGTAACCTCTAATTCGTTTACTACAAGCAGTGACAGGATGCAGAAATCTCCTCAGATACAGCAGGAAACACTCTCAAgctaagagacaaagacagaagaaaggaaggccaTTGGGGGGGTCTCTAGAAAAGAAGTGCAGAGCTGAGATGTAAGGTTTTTACcaactgaggggctggggatttagctcagcggtagagcgcttgcctagcgagcgcaaggccctgggttcagtccccagctccagaaataaaaaaaaaaaaaaaaaacaaagagatacCAACTGAGATATTCCAATGCTCTTCCCCTCCCAGCAGAGGACCAAGGCTTAGACACAGCAGAGTCTTATAGGCAGCTGTGTGGGATTTTGAGTTAAGAAGGGCTCTAAATAGGCTGAACTATACTTTTTTCTCAACAGACTGTGACAGAAGAGAGGTCTGCCCCTTCAGCACAACCAGTTTGTAAGTATTCATCTTTGATGTCTTTTCTTGTGGGGGATAAGGACATTGCTGACAGTTTTAGTATGCATGCCCTTGGAGGTGGGTCTATAGTTGCCAAGTTGCCAAGCCAAGAGATGTAGACCTAGAGAATAGTGAGGCTCCTCCCTCATTGCTAAGAAGGCAAAACAGTGCTCTGACCTCATGTATGAACTGTGATCTGAATCTAAACTCCCAGCTCAGGGATATGCTAGGCAATGTGGCTTTCAGACAGATCATTCCAACTGCCTACCATTAGTCACCTCTGACGGTAGTTATCCTTTCTGGCAAGGTGAGTGTAGATGAAATTGGTCAACCCCTATTCAGGGATGAGAGCAGTTCCCAAAACAACAGAAGTAAATAATAGATTTTGCTGTTTATAGTTAAGGCCATCTTTATCACTGTAGAACCTGTTTAACTTTAATACAAAAATCAACATGAAATGATAACGTCCTTCTCAAAGACTAATGAGAAAAAAAACGCAGAAATGGAAAAGGATCTGTCTAGGTCATGAATCGATTGAGTGGGTCATGACCGCTCCACATACCTTCTCAGCTGAGTTATCCTTACTCCTCAGTGGATATAGGAAAAGGACCATAAAGACTCTGAAAGATCATCTAGCCCTCACAGAATAgcctagaagaagaagaagcaatgaGCCATGGTTTATTTGGCCCTAAGAACAAAGAACCATGTGGACATTCAAGGTAGAGATTGCTGTGCCCATCTTAGAGATAGGAGAATAGAGTCCAGACAAGGCAACTTGCCCAAGGTCCTTTTGCACCTAAGACTTTTACTCCTGAGCCCCCCCCCACATCCCCAGTGGTGTATCCTACAGATATCATGTAACAATCCAAAGCCCAAGGCACGAAATTGAACCACAGTGGGTAGGATTGATGTTCCTCTTCCATTGCAGATGCTCTTCAGTCTGTTACCCCATTACTCAAAGCATATTTCTCCTCCTGTTACAGACACACCTTCCAGAGACAAGCCAAAAGCCCACCTGACAAGTAAGCCTTCCTGTACTTCCTCAAGCGTCATAGTTCATAGATCtgagagagttttttttttttcactgtatttGCCAAAACTCACTGTGATGGCTTTAAACTGGCAACAGAATTAATGATCAAGGATTTTGGATAATTTCTTCCCTGTGTGAGATCCAAGGGCCCCTGTCTCATGATGCTCTCTCCTCTGTAGTCAGCATTCTACCTGTCTCtcctgttttcctctggcatGCTCACACTCGGCCATCCACAAGTGGCTTTCCTCCATCTCGGGCCCTCAAGTACGTCTGGATCTCATGACAGGTGAAAGATCCCTGCACTGACttgaaggggctggggaggtagctcagtaaATGAGATGCTTATTGTTTAAGAACCTGAGTCCAGATCCCTAGCTTCCATGTCAAAAGCCAGGCATGCTGCTATGTGTCTGTCACGCTGGTGCAGTGAGTCAGATCCCAGAAGCTCACTGGACACCCAGACTAGCTGGTCCATCAAGAtctatctcaaaaagtaaggtggtaAGTAAGCAGCAGAGTATAGTACTAGATGTCAACTTCTGGTTTTCACAGGGGCACAGacaattgaacacacacacacacacacacacacatacacaccacttacacacatgaacaaaacattgaaaaaaactCAGGATCAGACATCGATTTGACGTGTTCTAAGTCAGATGGGTAGGTAGTGGGAAAATTCAAATCAAGCAACATGCTTCCTATCCGAACTCCAACATCACATCTGCTAAGCTAACTCCACTCATTGCATTTAGTGCAACAGGGCTTGTCTCTCTGCAGACACAGTGGGATGGGTTTATGCATCATCTGAAGACATGTCAATCACTGTATCATTCACAGTCAAGAGACGGAGATAAAGACGGAAGCCCCAGAGCTTTCCAAGAGCCATTTAATGTAGAGACTCGAGGATTCCACACCCATTCAGGCCATGTGCTAAGCTTGCATAAGATATCCTAGACCAGTCAGCAATAGGAAAGATACCTTAGATTATAttaattctcaaccttcctagtgctgtgaccctttaatatagttcctcatgtggtaGCAACTCCCaagcacaaaattatttttgttgctatttcataactatagttttgctactgcGCTATGCTGCTGTTCCTAAGACCATTGCAAATACATGTTTTCTGATGCTCACACCCCATAGGTTGAGAAAATCCAAGACCTAGGTTTCTGGTCACCCATTGCATGCACAAGTTATTAAATTATTCCTTAAAACAGAAGCTATCCCCAAACAATAGTATCAGTGTACAATGGTGATCGCtgtgagtttttaaaatagttataggGGATTAAGATGTTTTTGTTGCCTCTAAAAGTAATAGTTTTCTTGCGAATTATCCTATTTGACATCAGTGGTTTGAATCGAGTTTGGTTCTATTCATTTCCTTTAACTACAGGCATATTTCATAAATCATTGGCTAATATGTTTTATAGAATGTATATTTAGGAGTGATGCAAGCATAAGAATCTATAACACATAAAAATGACACAAGCTTACTCTTTAATCTCTCCAAATGAAACATGCTGCTTTATTTGAACAGGAAAAATTATCCCAGCTGTACTCATTTTATGGTAATCTATAAAATGGTCCCATTTGTTCTGCCCACTTAATCTTCAGAACAGGGCTCTAAAGAACCCTAGCCTCAGCTTCCAGTTGAGACACTGAGGCACACAGGAGGGAAACAAGCTGCACAGATGGTTAAAGAGCTTTGCATGGTGCAGAATCAGACTTGGTACTTGGCCCAAGTGGCCCAAAGCCCAGCTTCCTTGCATTCCACAAATCTACTGCACTGACTTATATTTGGCCCTGTCACTGTGGGAGAATTGCCAAAATGTTCTGAGTTTCTGGTCCCAACATGTCCCCAGGTAATGCATTATTGATTACTGCCTGTTTTGTGACATTGGACTACAGCATTGTGATGTAATGACAGGGTTGGTTACTAGAGCTCTCCCTCTCAtgagctctctccctctctccctctctctctttctccttctctctctttctccctctcctcctcccctccctctccctctcctcctgttccttctctctccctctcattgtccttcctcctcccttgtccctcccacctctctcctccctccctctttcctttggaACAGAGTTTCTCTAAACGAGAAAGTTAGTAAGGATTAATGTATTCCCTAATAGTCATGGGTTTTTACACCTCTTTTAATTCTTCCTACAagtattatttatcttttttccccAAAGGAAAGACAtgccaaataaaaacaaacacagattcAGTAAGATGACATTATGCAAAAGGAATTTTTCTAGAGGGCGGGAAGAGAGGAGAGTACAGTTGTAGATTCCATACCAGTGGATAATTGTTTCCAGGAGCTCTGGCAGACAGTCTAATCTAATGTAAAATGCTAAATTTGTGTAAGAATGATGAAGCATTGAAAAAATCTATACATGGCTTCAGGAATAAGCACCGAGAGGGCCTGCTGTCTGGCCTTATCCTGGGTAAGCCAACTTAGCAGCAAATTCTGTTTAGGTACACAGCAAAGTAAGAGGATTTCTTAACTTTTACTGTACCCATGTAGAACAACAATTtgtaaataagaaaatcttttaaagtgATCCAAATATGAGTGGCCATGCCCCAGAGCCACTTAAATTATCAGGAATGGCAAAGTTCTGACTGTGAAAAAGATTGCTTTACCTCATAGGGTCACCAAGGAATGTGAGtgcaggaggcaggggctggaaagacggctcagtgtATAAAGTGCCTGCTATGCAAGCAGGAGGAGTTAATCTTGGATCAGCAGAACCTACTTGAAAATCTAGACACAGTTACTTATGCCTGTATCCCTAAGACGGGTgggacagacacaggcagatgccTAGAACTTTCTGGCCAGCCACTCTCCTCAAATTGGTGAGCCCTATATCAAAATGTGGAACTTCTATTTTTGGCCTCCACACGCACATGtgcttgcatgcacatgtgtcgatacaacataaacacacaaacacacataagcagagagagagagagagagagagagagagagagagacagagagagagagacagaaaaataacacAAGACTTTATTCTGTTACCCCAGGTATCAAAACCACAGGTTCTAATCTGTGCCAATTAAACTTCTCTTTCTGTATTTGCAGTTGTGAGACAAACTCCTGTACCACATCTGAAAAATGAACTGGCTGCTCTACACTGGGAGAATAACCTAGGGATGGCCTTCACCAAGAACCGAATGAACTACACCAACAAATTCCTGGTGATCCCAGAGTCAGGAGACTATTTCATCTACTCCCAGATCACATTCCGAGGAACCACATCTGAGTGTGGTGACATCAGCAGGGTGAGACGGCCAAAAAAGCCAGACTCCATCACTGTGGTTATCACCAAGGTAGCAGACAGCTACCCTGAGCCTGCCCACCTCCTTACAGGGACCAAGTCTGTGTGTGAAATAAGCAGCAACTGGTTTCAGCCCATCTACCTTGGGGCCATGTTCTCCTTGGAAGAAGGGGACAGGCTGATGGTAAATGTCAGTGACATCTCCTTGGTGGATTacacaaaagaagataaaactTTCTTTGGAGCCTTCTTGATATGAGGAGGAAGCAACCATCATTCCACGGggttttcctgccttctacttcccAATTTCCTTTGCTTATATGGAACTATAAACAGGGGCTTTAGAGGGATCAGGGATAGGGAACAGTGGTTTAGCTATATAATTTAGGAACCCAAAGTTGATCCTTATATGCCTTATGGACTGAAATAGTAAATGAAGAACTCAGAACAGCTCCTGGTTGATAGAGACCTGCTgggttttaaaaattcaaacacccATCATCCAATGGCACAAATCTACTGGTCTCACGGTGCCCTCTGTCCTAGACCTCTCTGAACCAGCAGTTCAGTTACAGCTGAATTTGATAATAAACTTACTTCAGTCCAAGAGTTAAGGACAGAATGCAAAGAAAGTCTGAGAAAACGATTTAATTCCTCCAGAGGCAAAAGTCTTTTGTTTGCATTTCGACATTCTCTTGTGCCTAACctaaaaactaagaaagaaagaaacaacaacaacaaaaaaaacccca
This window harbors:
- the Tnfsf15 gene encoding tumor necrosis factor ligand superfamily member 15; protein product: MGGSLARRHQKYPQDSRSMAEELGLGFGEAVPVEMLREGCRHRREARTGLAARSKACLALTCCLLSFPILAGLSTLLMTGQLRIPGKDCMFPTVTEERSAPSAQPVYTPSRDKPKAHLTIVRQTPVPHLKNELAALHWENNLGMAFTKNRMNYTNKFLVIPESGDYFIYSQITFRGTTSECGDISRVRRPKKPDSITVVITKVADSYPEPAHLLTGTKSVCEISSNWFQPIYLGAMFSLEEGDRLMVNVSDISLVDYTKEDKTFFGAFLI